In a single window of the Biomphalaria glabrata chromosome 5, xgBioGlab47.1, whole genome shotgun sequence genome:
- the LOC106069158 gene encoding multiple epidermal growth factor-like domains protein 6 — MRLVAVIQVSFLCTCLQACTKSKWGENCERNCNGRCFNRSCDAITGLCDQGCLGYTGPPKCLGNCKLGYYGLNCATRCPENCKEDVCDPNSGRCFLCAFGYKMSPVSNLCDTECDSGTWGLMCNSTCSEECQGDCYPANGSCLSPVCPHGKWGDNCHKTCSRRCHNRTCNSVTGVCECRSAFCHEKAESLPPTSWVTLFKQSLQLLHFYALLAAVAVVCVYVWLLGKREVRDFSIIKLKICRLRPKETRSENITAKSSENTTTSRPVYFSSVATEHSSYTSIL; from the exons ATGAGATTAGTTGCAGTAATTCAAGTGTCTTTTTTGTGCACTTGTTTACAGG CTTGTACAAAATCAAAGTGGGGAGAGAACTGCGAGAGAAACTGTAACGGTCGATGTTTCAACAGGTCATGTGATGCCATTACTGGACTCTGTGACCAGGGATGTTTGGGTTACACAGGTCCACCTAAGTGTTTAGGAA ATTGCAAACTTGGCTACTACGGTTTGAACTGTGCCACGCGATGCCCAGAGAACTGTAAAGAAGACGTATGTGACCCTAACAGCGGCCGATGTTTTCTCTGTGCGTTTGGTTACAAGATGAGTCCAGTCAGTAACTTGTGTGATACAG AGTGTGACTCCGGCACTTGGGGACTGATGTGCAACAGTACCTGCTCAGAGGAGTGCCAGGGGGACTGCTATCCAGCTAATGGATCTTGTTTAAGTCCAG TGTGCCCACACGGGAAATGGGGAGACAACTGCCACAAGACTTGCAGCAGACGATGTCACAACAGAACATGCAATAGTGTGACAGGAGTCTGTGAATGCAGATCTGCATTTTGTCATGAAA agGCGGAGAGTCTCCCGCCCACATCGTGGGTTACTTTGTTTAAGCAATCGCTCCAACTCCTCCATTTCTACGCCCTGTTGGCCGCTGTGGCTGTAGTCTGCGTGTACGTCTGGCTTCTTGGGAAGAGAGAAGTCCGAGATTTTTCAATAATAAAGTTAAAAA TTTGTCGTCTACGTCCCAAGGAGACCAGGTCAGAGAACATCACAGCGAAGTCGTCAGAAAACACGACCACATCTAGGCCAGTGTATTTCTCCTCAGTAGCTACAGAACATTCTTCATATACCTCCATTCTTTAG